In Chiroxiphia lanceolata isolate bChiLan1 chromosome 2, bChiLan1.pri, whole genome shotgun sequence, a single genomic region encodes these proteins:
- the ALG5 gene encoding dolichyl-phosphate beta-glucosyltransferase isoform X3, giving the protein MMRKTGYLLRWMKLWIISKKGRSETYEVIVVNDGSKDQTTKVAMEYCKKYGSDKMAFDVELLYIAQHLKIPITEVAVNWTEIEEFSAIKASSEAPSLLKM; this is encoded by the exons ATGATGAGGAAGACTGGT TACCTCTTACGATGGATGAAGCTTTGGATTATCTCGAAAAAAGGcag aagcGAGACTTATGAAGTCATAGTGGTTAATGATGGCAGTAAAGATCAAACTAcaaag GTTGCAATGGAGTACTGCAAGAAATATGGTAGTGACAAAAT GGCATTTGACGTGGAACTTCTTTATATAGCCCAGCACTTGAAAATACCTATAACAGAAGTTGCTGTCAACTGGACTGAAATAGAAG AATTCTCAGCTATTAAGGCCTCCTCTGAGGCACCATCTCTTCTGAAGATGTGA
- the ALG5 gene encoding dolichyl-phosphate beta-glucosyltransferase isoform X1: MMRKTGYLLRWMKLWIISKKGRSETYEVIVVNDGSKDQTTKVAMEYCKKYGSDKMAFDVELLYIAQHLKIPITEVAVNWTEIEGSKLVEVWSWLQMGRDLLFIRLQYMTGAWQLERRKYN; encoded by the exons ATGATGAGGAAGACTGGT TACCTCTTACGATGGATGAAGCTTTGGATTATCTCGAAAAAAGGcag aagcGAGACTTATGAAGTCATAGTGGTTAATGATGGCAGTAAAGATCAAACTAcaaag GTTGCAATGGAGTACTGCAAGAAATATGGTAGTGACAAAAT GGCATTTGACGTGGAACTTCTTTATATAGCCCAGCACTTGAAAATACCTATAACAGAAGTTGCTGTCAACTGGACTGAAATAGAAG GTTCTAAGTTAGTAGAAGTTTGGAGCTGGCTGCAGATGGGCAGGGATCTTCTTTTTATACGACTGCAATATATGACTGGTGCCTGGCAgcttgaaagaagaaaatataattag
- the ALG5 gene encoding dolichyl-phosphate beta-glucosyltransferase isoform X2, with protein MMRKTGYLLRWMKLWIISKKGSETYEVIVVNDGSKDQTTKVAMEYCKKYGSDKMAFDVELLYIAQHLKIPITEVAVNWTEIEGSKLVEVWSWLQMGRDLLFIRLQYMTGAWQLERRKYN; from the exons ATGATGAGGAAGACTGGT TACCTCTTACGATGGATGAAGCTTTGGATTATCTCGAAAAAAGGcag cGAGACTTATGAAGTCATAGTGGTTAATGATGGCAGTAAAGATCAAACTAcaaag GTTGCAATGGAGTACTGCAAGAAATATGGTAGTGACAAAAT GGCATTTGACGTGGAACTTCTTTATATAGCCCAGCACTTGAAAATACCTATAACAGAAGTTGCTGTCAACTGGACTGAAATAGAAG GTTCTAAGTTAGTAGAAGTTTGGAGCTGGCTGCAGATGGGCAGGGATCTTCTTTTTATACGACTGCAATATATGACTGGTGCCTGGCAgcttgaaagaagaaaatataattag